One part of the Methylobacterium mesophilicum SR1.6/6 genome encodes these proteins:
- the tsf gene encoding translation elongation factor Ts, which produces MANITAAMVKELREKTGAGMMDCKGALNETQGDIEAAVDWLRKKGLAKAAKKAGRVAAEGLVAVESAGHHAAVVEVNSETDFVARNDAFQAFAREAAKIALNTDGTLEGLQAAHFPGAAETVSEKLQALIATIGENMNLRRVTKLEVKKGVIASYVHNQISEGLGKIGVLVALESEGDVDALSTLGRQIAMHVAATNPVALDASGVDAATVERESNILREKNAGKPDHVLAKIVESGLKSYYKEVTLLDQPFVHDGSKTVSQVLKEAASKVGGPVTLTGFVRYALGEGIEKEEGPDFATEVAQQAGRA; this is translated from the coding sequence ATGGCCAACATCACCGCCGCGATGGTGAAGGAGCTCCGGGAGAAGACCGGTGCCGGCATGATGGACTGCAAGGGCGCGCTCAACGAGACGCAGGGCGATATCGAGGCCGCCGTCGACTGGCTGCGCAAGAAGGGTCTCGCCAAGGCCGCCAAGAAGGCCGGCCGCGTCGCCGCCGAGGGCCTCGTCGCCGTCGAGTCCGCCGGCCACCACGCCGCCGTGGTCGAGGTGAACTCCGAGACCGACTTCGTCGCCCGCAACGACGCCTTCCAGGCCTTCGCCCGCGAGGCCGCCAAGATCGCGCTCAACACCGACGGCACGCTCGAGGGTCTCCAGGCCGCCCACTTCCCGGGTGCCGCCGAGACCGTCTCGGAGAAGCTGCAGGCCCTGATCGCCACGATCGGCGAGAACATGAACCTGCGCCGAGTCACCAAGCTTGAGGTCAAGAAGGGCGTCATCGCCTCCTACGTGCACAACCAGATCTCCGAAGGCCTCGGCAAGATCGGCGTGCTCGTGGCGCTGGAATCCGAGGGCGACGTCGACGCGCTGTCGACGCTGGGCCGCCAGATCGCCATGCACGTTGCGGCGACCAACCCGGTCGCGCTGGACGCCTCGGGCGTCGACGCGGCCACGGTGGAGCGCGAGTCGAACATTCTGCGCGAGAAGAACGCCGGCAAGCCGGATCACGTCCTCGCCAAGATCGTCGAGAGCGGCCTGAAGAGCTACTACAAGGAGGTTACCCTCCTGGATCAGCCCTTCGTGCACGACGGCTCGAAGACAGTGAGCCAGGTTCTGAAGGAAGCTGCCTCCAAGGTGGGCGGTCCGGTCACGCTGACGGGCTTCGTCCGCTACGCCTTGGGCGAGGGCATCGAGAAGGAGGAGGGGCCGGACTTCGCCACCGAGGTGGCGCAGCAGGCCGGTCGCGCCTGA
- a CDS encoding 30S ribosomal protein S2 yields the protein MAVDFSMRQLLEAGAHFGHQSHRWNPKMQPYIFGTRNNIHIIDLAQTVPALHQALQAVSDTVAKGGRVLFVGTKRQAADTIAEAAKRSAQYYVNSRWLGGMLTNWKTISGSISRLRKVTETLETGGPGLTKKERLMLSREKEKLEKALGGIKDMGGVPDLLFVIDTNKEQLAIKEANRLGIPVAAIVDTNCNPDGITHIVPANDDAGRAIALYCDLIAKAAIDGISRAQGSSGMDLGASEEPMAEELPANDDAAVTVESDALDPADVAMLAESTEHFELLAAPRGAPDDLTKLNGAGPQIVQKLNDAGIYHYWQLAAMTPEDVAKVDADLKLNGRIDRDSWVSQARGFVEAAAAA from the coding sequence ATGGCCGTCGATTTCTCTATGCGTCAGCTCCTGGAGGCGGGCGCCCATTTCGGTCACCAGTCCCACCGCTGGAACCCGAAGATGCAGCCGTACATCTTCGGCACCCGCAACAACATCCACATCATCGACCTCGCCCAGACCGTGCCGGCGCTGCACCAGGCGCTGCAGGCGGTGAGCGACACCGTCGCCAAGGGTGGCCGCGTGCTGTTCGTCGGCACCAAGCGCCAGGCGGCCGACACGATCGCCGAGGCGGCGAAGCGCTCGGCCCAGTACTACGTCAACTCCCGCTGGCTGGGCGGCATGCTCACCAACTGGAAGACGATCTCGGGCTCGATCTCGCGCCTGCGGAAGGTCACCGAGACGCTGGAGACCGGTGGCCCGGGCCTGACCAAGAAGGAGCGCCTGATGCTCTCCCGTGAGAAGGAGAAGCTCGAGAAGGCGCTCGGCGGTATCAAGGACATGGGCGGCGTCCCCGACCTGCTGTTCGTGATCGACACCAACAAGGAGCAGCTGGCGATCAAGGAGGCGAACCGCCTCGGCATCCCGGTGGCCGCCATCGTCGACACCAACTGCAACCCCGACGGCATCACCCACATCGTCCCAGCCAACGACGACGCCGGCCGCGCCATCGCGCTCTACTGCGACCTGATCGCCAAGGCCGCCATCGACGGCATCTCGCGTGCCCAGGGCTCGTCGGGCATGGATCTCGGCGCCTCCGAGGAGCCGATGGCCGAGGAGCTGCCGGCGAACGACGACGCGGCCGTCACGGTCGAGTCCGACGCCCTCGACCCGGCCGACGTGGCGATGCTCGCCGAGTCGACCGAGCATTTCGAGCTGCTCGCCGCCCCGCGCGGCGCGCCGGACGATCTGACCAAGCTCAACGGCGCCGGCCCGCAGATCGTGCAGAAGCTCAACGACGCCGGCATCTACCACTACTGGCAGCTGGCCGCGATGACCCCCGAGGACGTCGCTAAGGTCGATGCCGACCTGAAGCTCAACGGCCGCATCGACCGCGACTCGTGGGTCTCGCAGGCCCGCGGCTTCGTCGAGGCCGCCGCGGCGGCCTGA
- a CDS encoding pseudouridine synthase, protein MSAAKSVRLDKLLANLGYGSRREVQGLARAGAIRLDGAELEDAGDRIPLDQDLPDRLTIDGEPLDPLPGLCLMLHKPLGVTCSHKEAGPLVYGLLPERWRRREPPLSTVGRLDKETSGLLLLTDDGVLLHRIISPKASVAKRYRVTLDWPLAGNEATVLASGTLMLEGEERPLLPVRLDVEDDTHCAVTLTEGRYHQVRRMFAALGNHVTALHRDRVGGLALPADLPAGDYRVMAADDVAAVFATE, encoded by the coding sequence GTGAGCGCTGCGAAGTCCGTCCGGCTCGACAAGCTCCTCGCCAACCTCGGTTACGGCTCCCGGCGTGAGGTCCAGGGGCTCGCCCGCGCCGGCGCCATTCGCCTTGACGGTGCGGAACTGGAGGATGCCGGGGATCGGATCCCCCTCGATCAGGATCTGCCCGACCGCCTGACAATCGACGGCGAGCCCCTCGACCCGCTGCCCGGACTCTGCCTGATGCTGCACAAGCCGCTCGGCGTCACCTGCTCGCACAAGGAGGCCGGTCCGCTGGTCTACGGATTGCTGCCGGAGCGCTGGCGCCGGCGGGAGCCGCCGCTCTCGACGGTCGGCCGCCTCGACAAGGAGACCTCGGGCCTGCTCCTGCTCACCGACGACGGCGTGCTGCTGCACCGGATCATCAGTCCGAAGGCCAGCGTGGCGAAGCGCTACCGTGTCACCCTCGACTGGCCGCTGGCGGGGAACGAGGCGACGGTCTTGGCCTCCGGGACGCTGATGCTGGAGGGCGAGGAGCGCCCCTTGTTGCCGGTGCGGCTCGACGTGGAGGATGACACGCACTGTGCCGTGACGCTGACCGAGGGTCGATACCATCAGGTTCGGCGTATGTTCGCCGCATTGGGCAACCACGTGACGGCGCTGCACCGGGACCGGGTCGGCGGACTTGCTCTGCCGGCCGACCTGCCGGCGGGAGATTACCGGGTCATGGCGGCGGACGACGTGGCAGCGGTGTTCGCGACGGAGTGA
- a CDS encoding class I SAM-dependent methyltransferase has protein sequence MRHAVYGLPPVDLAEVPGDAVQLSPLIPGAERLEDLSENSLDSATVLAPPGTVERRYVLAQMLRALGPGGRMVALAPKDRGGTRLAKELTTFGCAAADQPRRHHRICTAERPPSLAGLAEAIDEGAPRHVDNLALCTQPGIFSWDRLDPGTALLLANLPTLKGRGADFGCGLGILSRAVLRSDAVATLTLVEIDRRAVEMARLNVADPRATIHWADVRTPGVVPDHLDFVVTNPPFHEGGSEDPSLGRAFIARAAEVLRPGGTLWLVANAHLPYEASLREAFRHVAVAVQAGGFRVYEARR, from the coding sequence ATGCGCCATGCCGTCTACGGCCTGCCGCCGGTCGACCTCGCCGAGGTCCCCGGTGACGCCGTCCAGCTTTCCCCGTTGATCCCCGGCGCCGAACGACTGGAGGATCTGTCCGAGAACAGTCTCGATTCGGCCACGGTGCTGGCGCCCCCCGGAACGGTCGAGCGGCGCTACGTGCTCGCGCAGATGCTGCGTGCGCTGGGGCCGGGCGGCCGCATGGTGGCGCTGGCGCCGAAGGATCGCGGCGGCACCCGCTTGGCCAAGGAACTTACGACGTTCGGTTGCGCCGCTGCCGACCAGCCGCGCCGGCATCACCGGATCTGCACGGCCGAGCGGCCGCCTTCGCTGGCCGGTCTCGCCGAGGCGATCGACGAGGGGGCTCCCCGCCACGTCGACAACCTCGCCCTGTGCACGCAACCGGGCATCTTCTCCTGGGACCGGCTCGATCCCGGCACGGCGCTGCTCCTGGCGAACCTGCCGACGCTCAAGGGCCGCGGCGCCGATTTCGGCTGCGGTCTCGGCATCCTCTCCCGCGCGGTCCTCAGGTCCGACGCCGTGGCGACCCTCACGCTGGTGGAGATCGATCGCCGGGCCGTCGAGATGGCGCGCCTCAACGTCGCCGACCCGCGGGCGACGATCCATTGGGCGGATGTCCGGACCCCCGGCGTGGTGCCCGACCATCTCGATTTCGTCGTGACCAACCCGCCCTTCCATGAGGGCGGGAGCGAGGATCCGTCCCTTGGCCGCGCCTTCATCGCCCGGGCCGCCGAGGTGCTTCGTCCCGGCGGCACGCTGTGGCTCGTCGCCAACGCGCATCTGCCTTACGAGGCGAGCCTGCGCGAGGCGTTCCGGCACGTCGCGGTGGCCGTGCAGGCAGGCGGCTTCCGGGTCTACGAGGCGCGCCGGTGA
- the era gene encoding GTPase Era produces MTAHDEDEHDRDGPDGPGGAEPPRDPSALPGTPADARAGFVALIGVPNAGKSTLLNSLVGTKVSIVSRKVQTTRALVRGILIEGSAQVVLVDTPGIFAPKRRLDRAMVHSAWSGAADADAVCLLVDARKGIDAEVEAVLGRLGEVRREKLLILNKIDLIPRERLLDLAAKLNAAAPFAETFMISALNGDGVDDLRRALAARMPAGPWLYPEDQVSDAPLRMLAAEITREKIYDRLHEELPYRSTVETDQWQIRSDGSVRIEQTIFVERESQRSIVLGKGGQTIKAIGQAARVEIAEAADAKVHLFLHVKVRENWADDPARYREMGLEFPRG; encoded by the coding sequence ATGACCGCACACGACGAAGACGAGCACGACCGGGACGGCCCCGACGGTCCAGGCGGGGCGGAGCCCCCGCGCGATCCGTCTGCGCTGCCGGGCACGCCCGCCGATGCCCGAGCCGGCTTCGTGGCGCTGATCGGCGTGCCCAACGCCGGCAAGTCGACCCTGTTGAACAGCCTCGTCGGCACTAAGGTTTCGATCGTCTCCCGAAAGGTGCAGACGACCCGCGCGCTGGTGCGGGGGATCCTCATCGAGGGCTCGGCCCAGGTGGTCCTCGTCGACACGCCCGGCATTTTCGCGCCCAAGCGCCGCCTCGACCGGGCGATGGTTCACTCGGCCTGGAGCGGCGCGGCGGACGCCGACGCGGTGTGCCTGCTGGTCGACGCGCGCAAGGGGATCGACGCGGAGGTGGAGGCCGTGCTCGGCCGGCTCGGCGAGGTGAGGCGGGAGAAGCTGCTGATCCTCAACAAGATCGACCTGATCCCGCGGGAGCGTCTGCTCGACCTCGCGGCCAAGCTCAACGCCGCCGCTCCCTTCGCCGAGACCTTCATGATCTCGGCGCTGAACGGCGACGGCGTTGACGACCTGCGCCGCGCCCTGGCGGCCCGGATGCCGGCGGGACCCTGGCTCTATCCGGAGGATCAGGTCTCGGACGCGCCGCTACGCATGCTCGCCGCCGAAATCACCCGGGAGAAGATCTACGACCGGCTGCATGAGGAGCTGCCCTACCGCTCCACCGTGGAGACCGACCAGTGGCAGATCCGGTCCGACGGGTCCGTGCGGATCGAGCAGACGATCTTCGTCGAGCGGGAGAGCCAGCGCTCGATCGTGCTCGGCAAGGGCGGGCAGACCATCAAGGCGATCGGACAGGCGGCGCGCGTCGAGATCGCCGAGGCGGCCGACGCCAAGGTTCACCTGTTCCTGCACGTGAAGGTCCGTGAGAACTGGGCCGACGATCCCGCCCGCTACCGCGAGATGGGCCTGGAATTTCCGCGGGGCTGA
- the rnc gene encoding ribonuclease III, whose translation MTGPDLDDAAQPRNSARARRAHKPRPPLGALEERIGHRFADQNLLTRALTHTSKASGRGGSYQRLEFLGDRVLGLAVADRLYGAFPEADEGDLSRQLAALVRRETCAVVAAAWEVGPHLILGQGEVMGGGRRNQTILADVCEAILGAIYLDAGFDAARAVVEAHFRPAEPNAAPRGRDAKSALQEWAMGRSLPIPTYEVVERTGPDHAPRFRIAVQVEGLEPGLGDGTSKRIAEQAAAQALLEREGIGASPEVGPTETA comes from the coding sequence TTGACCGGTCCGGACTTGGACGACGCCGCGCAGCCCCGAAACTCCGCGCGGGCACGCCGTGCCCACAAGCCCCGTCCGCCGCTCGGGGCGCTTGAGGAGCGGATCGGCCATCGCTTCGCCGACCAGAACTTGCTGACCCGCGCCCTGACCCACACCAGCAAGGCCAGCGGCCGGGGCGGCAGCTACCAGCGCCTCGAATTCCTCGGTGACCGCGTGCTCGGCCTCGCGGTGGCGGACCGCCTCTACGGCGCGTTCCCTGAGGCCGACGAGGGCGACCTCTCCCGGCAGCTGGCGGCTCTGGTCCGGCGCGAGACCTGCGCGGTCGTCGCCGCCGCCTGGGAAGTCGGGCCGCACCTGATCCTCGGCCAGGGCGAGGTGATGGGCGGGGGGCGACGCAACCAGACGATCCTGGCGGATGTCTGCGAGGCGATCCTGGGCGCGATCTACCTCGACGCCGGATTTGACGCCGCCCGGGCGGTGGTCGAGGCGCATTTCCGGCCCGCCGAGCCCAACGCTGCGCCGCGGGGCCGCGACGCAAAATCCGCCCTTCAGGAATGGGCCATGGGCCGCAGCCTGCCGATCCCCACCTATGAGGTGGTGGAGCGCACCGGCCCCGACCACGCGCCCCGGTTCCGCATCGCCGTACAGGTCGAGGGCCTCGAGCCCGGTCTCGGCGACGGCACGTCGAAGCGGATCGCCGAGCAGGCGGCCGCCCAGGCGCTTCTGGAGCGGGAGGGGATCGGAGCCTCGCCGGAGGTGGGGCCGACGGAGACAGCATGA
- the lepB gene encoding signal peptidase I — protein sequence MDYDGKPLRKPAETGTWASIRETLKVGIQALLIALVVRTLLFQPFNIPSGSLVPTLLIGDYLFVSKYSYGYSKYSLPLSEYIPIQAEGRIWGAEPKRGDIAVFKLPKDNATDYIKRVIGLPGDKIQMIDGVLNINGKAVKRERIADYETTDPYGQATKVPQYLETLPNGVVHRVIERDGDNGFWDKTELYTVPPGHFFMMGDNRDNSTDSRDLASVGYVPFANLVGRAEMIFFSIDEGTPAWQVWNWPAHVRWTRLFSTIH from the coding sequence GTGGATTACGACGGCAAGCCGCTCAGGAAACCCGCCGAGACCGGCACCTGGGCCAGCATCCGTGAGACGCTGAAGGTCGGCATCCAGGCGCTGCTCATCGCCCTGGTGGTTCGCACGCTTCTGTTCCAGCCGTTCAACATCCCCTCGGGCTCGCTGGTGCCGACGCTGCTCATCGGCGACTACCTGTTCGTCTCGAAATATTCCTACGGATACTCCAAATACTCGCTTCCGCTTTCGGAATATATTCCGATTCAGGCGGAGGGCCGGATCTGGGGCGCCGAGCCGAAGCGCGGCGACATCGCGGTGTTCAAGCTGCCGAAGGACAACGCGACCGACTACATCAAGCGCGTGATCGGCCTGCCGGGCGACAAGATCCAGATGATCGACGGCGTGCTCAACATCAACGGCAAGGCGGTCAAGCGCGAGCGGATCGCCGATTACGAGACGACCGATCCCTACGGGCAGGCTACCAAGGTGCCCCAGTACCTCGAGACCTTGCCCAACGGCGTGGTCCACCGGGTGATCGAGCGCGACGGCGACAACGGGTTCTGGGACAAGACCGAGCTGTACACCGTCCCGCCCGGTCACTTCTTCATGATGGGCGACAACCGCGACAACTCGACGGATTCGCGCGACCTCGCGAGCGTCGGCTACGTGCCGTTCGCCAATCTGGTCGGGCGCGCCGAGATGATCTTCTTCTCCATCGACGAGGGCACCCCGGCGTGGCAGGTCTGGAACTGGCCGGCCCACGTGCGCTGGACGCGCCTGTTCTCGACGATCCATTGA
- the acpS gene encoding holo-ACP synthase, with the protein MIIGIGSDLCDIRRIARTLERHGERFTHRVFTEGERARCDRRAARAEGYARRFAAKEACAKALGTGLSGGVFWRDMEVVNLPSGQPTLRLAGGAAERLAELMPEGHTARLHVSLTDDPPMAQAFVVIEALPDQKVRPGTEAAD; encoded by the coding sequence ATGATCATCGGGATCGGATCGGATCTCTGCGACATCCGCCGGATTGCCCGGACGCTGGAACGGCACGGTGAGCGCTTCACACATCGGGTGTTCACCGAGGGCGAGCGGGCCCGCTGCGACCGCCGGGCCGCCCGTGCGGAAGGCTACGCGAGGCGCTTCGCCGCCAAGGAGGCCTGCGCGAAGGCGTTAGGCACCGGCCTCAGCGGCGGCGTGTTCTGGCGCGACATGGAGGTGGTGAACCTCCCCTCCGGGCAGCCGACCCTGCGGCTCGCCGGGGGCGCCGCCGAGCGGCTCGCGGAACTCATGCCGGAGGGTCACACGGCGCGCCTGCACGTGAGCCTCACGGACGATCCGCCCATGGCCCAGGCCTTCGTGGTCATCGAGGCCTTGCCGGATCAGAAAGTCCGGCCGGGGACGGAGGCGGCGGATTAG
- a CDS encoding pyridoxine 5'-phosphate synthase, producing the protein MTSEKLRLGVNIDHVATVRNARGGDYPDPVRAALLAVEAGADGITAHLREDRRHIRDTDITALKRGLSVPLNFEMAATDEMVGIALATRPHAACLVPEKREERTTEGGLDIVGGRDHLAPRIRALAEAGIRVSLFVEPEPAVMDAACALGAPVVELHTGSYCEAALGDDAAKTAHELGRIRRAAEHGAGLGLEIHAGHGLTLGSVGPVAALPQIRELNIGHSLIADAIFVGLDQAVRDMRAAMDRARRA; encoded by the coding sequence ATGACCTCCGAAAAGCTGCGCCTCGGCGTCAACATCGATCACGTCGCGACGGTCCGTAACGCCCGCGGTGGCGACTACCCGGACCCGGTGCGGGCCGCGCTGCTCGCGGTCGAGGCGGGCGCCGACGGAATCACCGCGCACCTGCGCGAAGACCGGCGCCACATCCGCGACACCGACATCACGGCGCTCAAGCGCGGTCTCTCCGTGCCGCTCAACTTCGAGATGGCGGCCACCGACGAGATGGTGGGGATCGCCCTCGCCACCCGGCCCCACGCCGCCTGCCTCGTCCCGGAGAAGCGCGAGGAGCGTACCACCGAAGGCGGCCTCGACATCGTCGGCGGCCGCGATCACCTCGCGCCGCGGATCCGCGCGCTGGCTGAAGCGGGTATCCGGGTCTCGCTGTTCGTAGAGCCCGAGCCCGCCGTGATGGACGCCGCCTGCGCCCTGGGGGCGCCCGTGGTTGAACTGCATACCGGCAGCTATTGCGAGGCCGCCCTCGGGGACGACGCGGCGAAGACCGCCCATGAACTGGGCCGGATCCGGCGCGCCGCCGAGCACGGCGCTGGCCTCGGCCTGGAGATCCATGCGGGTCACGGACTGACACTGGGCAGTGTCGGACCGGTGGCGGCGCTGCCGCAGATCCGGGAGCTCAACATCGGCCATTCGCTGATCGCCGACGCCATCTTCGTCGGGCTCGATCAGGCGGTGCGCGACATGCGTGCCGCCATGGACCGGGCGCGGCGCGCATGA
- the rpsF gene encoding 30S ribosomal protein S6, producing MPLYEHVLLARQDVTSQQVESMIDTYKGVIEQNGGRLEKIEMWGVKSLAYRIKKNRKAHFALLNIDAPPAAIAEMERQMQISEDVLRFMTIRVEELDSEPSAMMQKRDRDDRKDRERGRRRDDEGFGGGGFGGDRGDRGDRGERSFGGEG from the coding sequence ATGCCTCTCTACGAGCATGTGCTCTTGGCCCGCCAGGACGTGACGTCCCAGCAGGTCGAGTCGATGATCGACACCTACAAGGGTGTGATCGAGCAGAACGGTGGCCGTCTCGAGAAGATCGAGATGTGGGGCGTGAAGTCCCTCGCCTACCGGATCAAGAAGAACCGCAAGGCGCATTTCGCGCTCCTCAACATCGACGCCCCGCCGGCCGCCATCGCCGAGATGGAGCGCCAGATGCAGATCTCCGAGGACGTGCTGCGCTTCATGACCATCCGGGTCGAGGAGCTCGATTCCGAGCCGTCCGCCATGATGCAGAAGCGCGACCGCGACGACCGCAAGGATCGCGAGCGCGGCCGTCGTCGGGACGACGAAGGCTTCGGCGGCGGCGGCTTCGGCGGCGACCGGGGTGATCGCGGCGATCGCGGCGAGCGCAGCTTCGGCGGGGAGGGCTAA
- the rpsR gene encoding 30S ribosomal protein S18, with the protein MAFGAGAGGGRRPFFRRRKTCPFSGANAPKIDYKDVKLLSRYVSERGKIVPSRITAVSAKKQRELAQAIKRARFLGLLPYVIK; encoded by the coding sequence ATGGCATTCGGTGCTGGTGCGGGCGGCGGACGCCGTCCCTTCTTCCGTCGTCGCAAGACCTGCCCGTTCTCCGGCGCGAACGCGCCGAAGATTGACTACAAGGACGTCAAGCTCCTGTCCCGCTACGTGTCCGAGCGCGGCAAGATCGTGCCGTCGCGGATCACCGCGGTCTCGGCCAAGAAGCAGCGCGAGCTCGCCCAGGCGATCAAGCGCGCCCGCTTCCTCGGCCTGCTGCCCTACGTGATCAAGTAG
- a CDS encoding DUF2232 domain-containing protein: MAQHIGIGIGAGLVSALLFGVLLKATPLAILLYLVAPLPILIVGLGWSHRAALAAAATGSLALVLVVAPFMGLAFGAYIALPAWWLAYLTLLGRETPNGLEWYPTGRLLGWTAATAALAFIAIAVLSSPNHAAFDAQLRGLAQTLVQTRMPAPRTTAEARRTDAAPAEKEGGDPDTAAGPDSAPKAESDPSDVTRAEMADALARVVPAFAANGLALLLTFYLWASARIVKISGRLPRPWPDIPSTAMPRTTLATLAAAILMCFAPGYVGVFGIALVGALSAAFALQGLAAFHDRSRGRPGRGLMLFGMYLILFVTQGIALVALTVFGLADTALDRRRPKDNPAP, encoded by the coding sequence ATGGCACAGCACATCGGCATCGGTATCGGCGCGGGTCTCGTCTCGGCACTCCTGTTCGGGGTGCTGCTGAAGGCGACGCCGCTCGCGATCCTGCTCTACCTCGTGGCACCGCTGCCGATTCTGATCGTGGGGCTTGGCTGGAGCCACAGGGCCGCCCTCGCGGCCGCGGCCACCGGCAGCCTCGCCCTCGTCCTGGTGGTCGCGCCGTTCATGGGCCTCGCCTTCGGCGCCTATATCGCGCTGCCCGCGTGGTGGCTCGCCTACCTCACGCTCCTCGGCCGCGAGACGCCGAACGGCCTCGAATGGTATCCGACCGGCCGCCTGCTCGGCTGGACCGCGGCGACGGCAGCCCTCGCGTTCATCGCCATCGCGGTCCTGTCCTCGCCGAACCACGCCGCCTTCGACGCGCAACTGCGCGGGCTCGCGCAGACGCTGGTGCAGACCCGCATGCCCGCGCCGCGGACGACGGCGGAGGCCCGGCGCACCGATGCGGCGCCGGCCGAGAAGGAGGGCGGCGATCCGGACACGGCTGCCGGACCGGACTCCGCGCCGAAGGCCGAATCCGACCCGTCCGACGTGACCCGTGCAGAGATGGCTGACGCCCTCGCGCGCGTCGTGCCGGCCTTCGCGGCCAACGGGCTGGCGCTGCTCCTGACCTTCTATCTCTGGGCCTCGGCGCGGATCGTGAAGATCTCCGGCCGTCTGCCCCGGCCCTGGCCCGACATCCCCTCCACCGCCATGCCGCGGACGACCCTCGCCACGCTGGCGGCCGCTATCCTGATGTGCTTTGCGCCCGGCTATGTCGGCGTGTTCGGCATCGCGCTGGTCGGCGCGCTCAGCGCGGCCTTCGCGCTCCAGGGGCTCGCCGCCTTCCACGACCGCTCCCGCGGCCGGCCGGGGCGCGGCCTGATGCTGTTCGGCATGTACCTGATCCTGTTCGTGACCCAGGGCATCGCCCTGGTGGCACTCACCGTGTTCGGCCTCGCCGACACCGCCCTCGACCGCCGCCGTCCGAAGGACAATCCGGCGCCGTGA
- the rplI gene encoding 50S ribosomal protein L9 — protein MEVILLERVAKLGQMGETVNVRPGFARNFLLARGKALRATEANKKHFEGQRAQLEARNLERKKDAEAVAEKLNGQSFILIRQSGETGVLYGSVSTRDLAEVVSKEGFSVERGQFILNQPIKTLGLHTVPVVLHPEVEVEITVNVARSPEEAERQARGESVTEREAFNLDDLGLEVGQALADAGEGADDRG, from the coding sequence ATGGAAGTGATCCTGCTCGAGCGCGTGGCCAAGCTCGGCCAGATGGGCGAGACCGTGAATGTCCGTCCGGGCTTCGCGCGCAACTTCCTGCTCGCCCGCGGCAAGGCCCTGCGCGCGACGGAAGCCAACAAGAAGCACTTCGAGGGCCAGCGCGCCCAGCTCGAGGCCCGCAACCTGGAGCGGAAGAAGGACGCCGAGGCGGTCGCCGAGAAGCTGAACGGCCAGAGCTTCATCCTGATCCGCCAGTCGGGCGAGACCGGCGTGCTCTACGGCTCCGTCTCGACTCGCGACCTCGCCGAGGTCGTCTCGAAGGAGGGCTTCTCGGTCGAGCGCGGCCAGTTCATCCTGAACCAGCCGATCAAGACGCTCGGCCTGCACACGGTGCCGGTGGTGCTGCACCCCGAGGTCGAGGTCGAGATCACCGTCAACGTCGCCCGTAGCCCCGAGGAGGCCGAGCGTCAGGCCCGCGGCGAGTCGGTCACCGAGCGCGAGGCGTTCAACCTCGACGACCTGGGCCTCGAGGTCGGTCAGGCGCTCGCCGATGCCGGCGAGGGTGCCGACGACCGCGGCTGA